The Meles meles chromosome 12, mMelMel3.1 paternal haplotype, whole genome shotgun sequence genomic sequence aggaaatatatataaaatatacacgaAGGAGGGTGAAACTGAGCCATATCTCTTCTTGCCAAGGTGACCAGGAGAGAAGGGCGTTCTGTTCTCTGTCGCTACGTAAcacattaagaaagaaagaaagagaacacaaggatCTCTTACCTCCTgttttctgtgggtcaggaagtTTCTGGCTCCAGGTTTCTCCAGCAGCCAGGCTTTTGTGGGGTTGTCGTCCTCTGCAGTctggcctggggctggaggggctgCTCGCCAGCTGGCAGGAGCCCCTTGTTCCTCTCTGGCACTTGGTAGGAGCTCAGTCTCTCCCCAAATACAGGCTGCATAAATGTCCTCACAACAGGTAGGCCAGGGAGGGGGTATGCAGAAAGCTTGTGCCTTTCACGACCTGGTCTCTGGGTCGGATACCCGGACCTCCACTACCGTCAGTCTCTTACAAGCAGATCAGCAAGGCTGGCCCACACCAAGGGGGGACAGTTAGGCTTTGTCCTTTAAAATGAATCTCTGGATTCATTTTAAACTACCATAGGCGTTTTCCTGGGTGAGGAAGTGAATGTGCCTACAAACTTACTGCTTAGGAACGCACTGTGGCCTGTTCTGTGGACAAGAAAGACGTGAGTTTTACTGGGCTGAAGCGTTCCTGCACTGGTCGGATGGTGCATCAACCACAGCTGCGTACACATCTGTCCCTAGTGGTCACGTGGTCTCTGGTGTTATCGAGTCAGTGGTTTTTAGCGTGTTAAATTATACTCTGTCGTCATGGAAGAGTTCACTCAACTTGCAAGCATTTTCATAGAAAAGTGATCTTTTTTCTCGTAGGATCAGGTATCAGTATTCCATGGCCTGTGTAACAGATTGCAGCTCCAGGTGCGGATTCGGTggtactctatccagctaggtaaTGGTGTGATGGGAGGACTAGTTGGAAGTGGCAGGTGGATGAAATCTGAATAGTCCGCTGGTTTCTCTGTGTTCCTGTCTCACTCGTCTGTCACCTTTGCAGCTCATAACAGGCTTGTCGGAAGTCGTGCCTGTCTTACCCTGTCCTTCTGGGGGGAGGGAATTCCTACTGTCACATCTTAATGACTTCTGGAGTTCACTCTTTTCTGAACTCCCAAAGGGAAGGGACAAAAGACCATTGGGAGTTTTTagatgtgtgtgtgcacctgccaGGCTGCATACACATGTCCTCTGCTGTGGTTTTACCGTTGGCCTGGTGCCAGCACATGCTCACTTCACGCTGCTTGCGCCCCCAGctggggtgagggcaggagggGTGAAGGGTGAGATGCCatggggtggaggcagggagaggtggtTTCTAGTGTGGGTGGCTTTGTTACACcagtgagagagtgtgtgtgagcgtgtaagagagaaagtgagcacgcATGAGCCAGGGCTCAAGCTCGCTGCACACGTACAcgttagaaaagagaaaagggacgAAGAGAGAAGTGAAGATGAGCTTGGAACGAGTGAAAAGTACAACCgaagggaggagggtgaaggGAGAGATTTCACGCGTCCCTCCCAGAGTAAAGATAGCATGTGAAATGGTTGAGTAGTTTCTgaagttctttctttaaaatgctgaaagaaactTCCTGTGAGCACTGGCCACCAGGTGTCATCAGAAGGCTgctattgatttgttttattttgctcttaAGAAGTatatgagtgttttttttttttaaaaagcatatgagtgttttgatttcttcttgcaactttttaaagaattttaaactgTAGCAGAAATTATTTCAGTTAGAGAAGGAGTTTTATTTCATGAGAGTCTTGGTGAGTTAATACTTTATAGGTGAAATTGAAAATGATAAAGTTAAATGCAGCTTACTTGTGTCTTTGTCGTTTTAAGTCAAGGAACAACTTGCTGGGAATTTGGATGAGTGCATACTATAAATGGAGTTGTGTATTAAAGAATCTTTGTGGCACAGTGAGGATGTGTGTTGAATGGTAATTGATGGATTCGTATAGGAATCAGACGCTTTAAGAAGATTGGGTTAATAATATATCCCGTTACTTTAGTATAGACACCTCCTAGGTCTTCTGAATCTTGAAATTGTACCTGagactcattttctttctccactgGTACCAGTACTTTGAGAAGAAACAGAGATTATGATTTACTTACTCTAAGGATTGGCAGTGAGTCCCCTAACTGtccatttgctttgtttctgagaAAATTTAAGGTGCTTTCTGGTTGGCTTTCAGTcagtgtttgttgagtgaatgaatgaaatttgcGTTCAGAAAAATGAGCACTTAAACAGTCCCAGCTGAGGGAGCTTTGGATTCTCTCCTGCATCTCCACTGGCAGTTTGGTGCTTGTTCTAATAATCTTTCTGTTGAAGACTCTTCTGTTTAATTTATATCAGCATAAATGTTCTCATTTCTGTTTAATCTCCTCTAGATCACTCTaagatatttattaaatcatCTTACACTCCTCCTTACTGACATCCTTCTAGTTCTGGGCCTTGTAACTTAAACTATTAGAAGGCATTCTTTCTGCAGTTTCTCTCCCTGTGATATGTCCTACATACTGAAAAATTAATCATCCTGAAGTAGCGCTGTGTTTGGTGACTCCTCATTGGCACTACTGAGTAAATTTCAACTTTCTGTTCAAAGCCTTATGTGATGTGGTCTTGGTTTGATTTCGTTTCTGTTTGCAGTTGCTGTATAGTAGAAAACCAGCGGGGTAGCTCTCCGGACTGTGGACGACGGTCTTGTGTACTTGCCTCGTTGGTGTTGTGTGGCTTTGTCTAATCCCTTCCTTCTACTTGAGTTGTTTGTTCCTACCTGCTctgtcacaaaaagaaaaaaagcagttttAGTTTCCTCAAGGTTTAGCTCAAATGATATTTCTGCTATTTTGGCCAAATATCCTGCTTGGAAGTATGATTCCTTGCTCATTTACACAGCTGTAGATCCTAGTTCCTGTCACACACATGCATACCTGGCCTTGTATTATAGTACTTTTGCACGGATGTCACATGGCTCCTGATGGAACAAGAGCCTGGTGAGGGTAAAGAACGCATGGGCAACACGTTAGTGCCCCTCATGAGGTTGGCCCTCAGTGTATGTTTGTTGAGTGTTCAGTATTCTTTCTCGGTAAAATGAGATGTTGAATTATTTCATCACTTTAAAATATCAGTTGGGCGATAACAAGTgtagaaatattttctccttttgttttaaaaattttggagacATTATATAGAAGATAATAAAGGGTTTcattattctgtgtgtgtgtattaatgcAGCTGTCACTCTTCTGTCTGAAAAAATGGAGTAGTGTGTTGTTCCATCATTAGAACATTCACACTGCAGAGGTGTACGTGTGTGAGTCCCCCTAAGTCAGTGTTTGTTCTATACGTATACTTCATAGGTGAAGCTTCTGCTAGTGTCCACAGTGAAGGCGGTATGGTCGTGTGTCCGAGCCATGTCGGAAGGGAAAGAGGTGGTTGGACTCCTCATTGAAAGGAAGagaactgggcgcctgggtggctcagtgggttaagcctctgccttcggctcaggtcatgatcccagggtcctgggatcgagccccacattgggctctctgctcagcggggagcctgcttcttcctctctctctctgcctgactctctgcctacttgtgatttcgctctgtcaaataaataaacaaaatctaaaaaaaaaccaaaacaaacaaaaaaactcacaccattttagaaaaaaacacgaaaaaatgttaaacataggtTATGTTAGGGACATTTTCAAACATgtacatatacagatatatacacaaGTTGGCAGGTTAGTATATTGAATTTCCATGTAACTGTCCGTCAGCATTAATCATTATTAGCACATAGCCTTCACTGTGCCCCTCTGCTAGACTGCTCTGAAGTATATCtcagacatttttcattttacctATAAATACTTGgagaagatggggtgcctgggttgctcagtgggttaaagcctctgccttcagctcaggtcatgatcccagggtcctgggattgagccctgatcgggctccctgctcagcagggagcctgcttacccccccactctctgcctgcctctgcctacttgtgatctctctctgtcaaataaataaataaagtcttaaaaaaaaattcttggagaAGAGATATTTCTTACATCACAGTGAGGTATATGTTTATTCTAGTACCTTATATGTGCTTGGAATTGTTCTAGGCTCTTTGGATGTAAGGGTGGATAAAAGAAACCATGCCCTTACCTTCTAGCATGGGGAGACAGGAAATACACCAGGCATACAAATAACCACAATAGGAAAAACACTGATTCCATCAACGTTTAAAACTTTTCCTTATCAAAGTacagtaacaaaatgaaaagagagaaaatatttgtgaaaccTATATCTGACAAGTGATTTATATTCAGAACACATAAGCAACTCCTGGTTCAGTAACAAAAGAGACTACCTGTttaagaagtgggcagaaggcTAGCAAACATCTAATAAAGCACACAGCAAAGTATTCAGCACCATCAGCAGTCATCAGCGAAGTGCAGATGAGAGCCATACACACGACCAGGATGACTTAAATTGAAAAGACTGGCAGCATCAAATATTGGTGAAAATGTGTGCATCAGTCAAAATGCTTGACATTGCTGGTTGCTGTGTAAGAAGCTCAGTTTCTCAGAGGATTAGCATACACACTTGTCCCTGTAGTCCAGCCTTACTATCCCGAGGTATGTACACAAAAGGGATAAacatatatgttcataaaaagaCTTGTCTGAGAATATTCATGGCGGCTTTGTCCTAAGAGCCAAAGAAGGGTCCATCCACGGAATTGTGGTGTACCTGTACAACGGGACACTGCTCTCATTGGGGTTGGGATGTGTGTACGCTTCATATATGCAACAGAGACACTGTATTGGGCAAAAGAAGGCAGACCCTCTCCCTGCAAAAGGCCTATTGtctgattgtttctgtttctgtgagctTCTGGGACAGACGAAACTAATTCATTGCAGGAGACTGGGCAGTGGTTGCctcagggagagagggggagttACCAGGAGTGAGTGTGAGGGGCAGGAGacaatttttttggaaaatggcATGATCTCTATCTTGATAGGGACACCCATGAGGGACCCTGTGTAGGTCTCTGGGCTTCTCTTTCTGgtgtttctcctctttctgaCTCTGCCCAACAGATTCTAGCTGCCCCTCAACTCTGTTGGAAAACCCCTGGGCTCTGTCTGGGATCCCCGTTGCTGTGCTGTGGCCTGGGTCCTTTTCTCCAGGCTGTAAACTGGGACTCCTTGTCTTTTGTAGCTCATCTCTGATCACCATCCTGTAGTTTCTGCTGTCCGAAGTGTTATGCTGTTCTTTCATAGattttgtctattcttttttcttttttagttgttTCATGCGCAAGAGTAAATACAGTTCCTTGACTCTTCTTGACTAGAAATAGATGTTTTGGACTGGGCAAtatttctactaaaaaaaaattgtcctacTGTTTATAATGTAAGGCAGAGATTTTGTGTTGCTCTTTGCCGTAATTCCAGTatctacaaccaagaatacttggCTTATGGTAGGGACGTGGTGACGTTTTGGGGACAGATGCATGattcattccccccccccccctttacgCTTTAGTTACAAATGTTGAAGAGCAGAACTAATGCTTTATTTAAAGGAGCATTTTCTAAAGGGTCCTTTGGAACCACTGGTCTTTTGATTCTTTATAAATAATGAGTTCTGTAATGAAATTGGTTTGGGAAATGCTTATGTGCTGAAATATCCTATGGTAAAGAAACTTTGGTTCAAACCAGAGTTGCCTAAATGTATTTGACCAGAGGTTTATCTTTCCTGCCCAAACATCTATTAACTTCttacttaatttatattttctggatCACATCTTGAGAAATGGTAAACATCTTGTAAGTGTAATGAAACTatgtacatttatcttttttactcttttacaATAACGGTACACTGTTCTTGTAAGACAGTTAACAAATAGAAGATGCTTTTGTGTTGTAGGTTATATATGacaatttgtgtatttttaagcagctttattgagataccaTTTGAACTACAGTTTAATGGATTTAAGTATGTTCATGGAcgtgtgcaaccatcaccacagaaAATTTTAGAACATGTTCATCACCTCAGAAAGAAACCCTATGATTTGTAGCTCTCACCCCCTGTcttgccctcctcccccagccctaaGGAACCACTGGCCTGCTTTCTATAGCTATAGATATACCTATTTTGGACATTTCCTGTGAAAGCAATATTATGCTGTGTGGTCTTCTGtagctggcttctttcacttagcatttccAAGGTTCACACATACTGTGGCGTATGTCAATACCATTCCTTCAGGTGGCTGAATATTCCGTCGCGTGGGTATGGATGTACCTCATTCAGTTTTTCTGTTAATCCATTGATaaacatttgggctgtttccacccCCCTGGCTATTAAGACTAatactgctgtaaacatttgtgtacaagttttcaCTAGGACACatattttcccttctcttggCTGTATACCTGGAGCGGAACTGATGGGCCATGTGGTGGCTCCATGCTTGGtcatttgaggaactgccagactcttttccaaagtggcgtCACCGTTTTACATCCCTACGAGCCTTTGTGTGATTGGTCTgatgtctccacatcctcaccaacacttgttactggCTCCCgttttgattctagccatcctAATGAGTATGAAATGGTATTGCatgatggttttgatttgcatttctctaacgAGTACTGATAGAGTATGTTTCATGTGCTTTTGGctgtttgtatatcttctttggagaaatgcatAGTGAGCCCCTTTGCTCATTTAGAAATTGGTTCATCTTTTTATCATTACGTTGTAAGAGTTCTCTTTATGTTCTAGATTAAGCCCTGTGTCGGATATATGATTGCAAAATGTTTTTCCTGCCTTGTGgattgttttttcactttcttgattgTGGCGGTCGAAGCACACagtcatttgaaatttttaattttgctaaaGCCcagtttattctctttttcttctgttgctcATGCATTTGGTatcacataaatatattttattctgtgCTTTAAGCAGTGTCACAGCAACAGTCGTTATTGGGTTTGTTGTTATGAAAAAAGTagttaaatagataaaatagttATCATTAGCTTTGAGGCCATAATATTTGATGGTTTTTTATTCACACGAAATCCAGTGGCATTTGGCTAAAAATTCTAGTCCTGGCGTAAAGTAAATGGAAAATGGTATgttttaattgaattaaatagcataaggaaaataaaatcaatattactgattttaaagcattttttcagtgaaattcttccctcccccccacatTTGCTTCGTAACTCCTGCTCTCCTGCTGACGTCTCCGCTTGTGCCAGCCTTCAGGGAGCGCAGCCTGGCTGCAGGATGAGgagccggtgggggggggggggggggcggagctcCACTGGCGGGAGAGCGTGCGGGAGAGCGTGCGTGGCGGCGGTAGCCCGCGGAGAACGCGGTGGAGGGAACGAGACGAGGACGAGGTCGTGTTTAGAAAATCAGGGAGAGGCGCGTcgctgtggggaaggggaggacGCCGTGTTCCTGCGTTGCGTGGGTCTCGGACTTGGGGGCAGACCGCAGGGGGCCCGCGTCCTGGCGTGTGTCACAGCGGATTGTTCAGTCTGCCTTATGGACGGGGTGCGGCTTCCGCGTCGGAGTCACCAGCGGCGGCCGCGTGCTggcggggagaggggctgggccgGTCCGAGCGAGCCGGCGAGGTCTCTTCCGGTGCAGAGTCCCCAAGCCCCCGCGCGGGTGCCGCTCCCGGGTCTGATGGCCTTTCCCTGCGGCCTTCGCCGGCCGCGTGCGGTTCTCGGTGTGAAGCAAAGCTCGAGGCGGTGACAGGCCGTCGCTCCGTGCGTCACCCCGTGCTGGCCTCGGGACGAGGCTGTGTGTCCGGTGCGCGGCCTGACCAGCTGTTTCTTTTCTGCGCAGGTGGCGAGCGCCCGGGGAGCCGCGCCAGGCCGCAGCCGCCTCAGCACGTCGGCGGCCATGGATGCGGAGAAGCCGGAGAGCGAGGACGATGAAAACAGAAGCAGAGGAGCGGGCGCGGGAAGTTCCTCACCTCGACGTATGGATGGTGGGCCCGTGTGTGACGGGACGGCACGTGCTGCAGAGCCTCCCACCAGCAAGAGAGGCTTCCTGGAGTGCGCACGGCACAGCCGCGTCCCCGCGGCGGCGGAGGGAACCCAGCGCGCGTGCAAGCGGCTGAGGCTCTCGGCTGGCGCGGGCCCCCAGGAGCCGGACGAGCCGGGCGCTTCCGGCCCAGAGACTGCAGAGCGCCCCGCCCCGGAAGTGTCTGCCCTGCTCGGCGAGACAGCGAAGGAGGCGCTCCTGAGTGAGTGCCCGGCCGGCAGCCCGTGTCCTCCCAGGGCCTTCTCCGCTCCCTGCGGTTTTAGCACTAGTGATGCAGTGTCTCCGAAGACAGACCCTGAAGACGAGCCTGctggggaagtgggctcccttgACGCGGAAGGAGGCTCTCCTCTCCCCGGGAGAGAGACCAGTGTTGGTTGTGCCGCTGGCCGCGTGGAGCCGGCTCTCAAGTGCAGCCTTTGCGGTCATCTACTCTCTCCTTGCTCGGACGCGGAGCAGCACGCCGAGGGCCCCACGCAGCCGGCGGCCGGCCCCGCGTGCTGCCGCTGTGGCCACAGGGCGGAGAGCGGCACCGCGCTGCGCGTGCACGCGGACCCGACGCCTGGGCCGCAGCAGGTCTTCTCCTGCGAGCTGTGCGGCTTCCAGTGCGCACAAGAGAACCTGCTGAACGCGCACTACCTCGGCAAGACGCACCTCCGGCGCCAGAATCTCGCTGCTCGCGGAGGATTTGTGCAGATCCTGACAAAACAGCCCTTTCCTAAGAAACCCTGTACCCTGGGAACCAAAAGTGTTCGCGTAAAACCCAGACCTGCCAAACCCACGGCAAGGACGGGTGATCCCCGAGGCGCACGGAATGCGGAAAGCAAACTTCAAGCCTTCCGCGGAGCCGTGTCCAGGCAGAGTGGAGGCGGCGAGCTGCTTGTTAACATGATGCCGTCCAGGAGCGCTTCGTGCGAAAAAGTAGAGATGGATGAAGAAAACGTCACTTCCGTGGGGATAGCTCGAAACCCTGAAAACCAGGGTAAAAGCAAAAAGATAGGAGCGTTGGTAAGCTCAGAGGCTCTCTTTGACAAGTTGGAATCTACCAGAAATACCATCCAGGCAGCGCACCGCGTCAGCGCAAGCCCGAGACCAAGACCCGAGCGCGGTGTCCTCCTGTTGGGCGGTGGCTTCCGACGGCGAACTGGCACGTTTACCTTAAAAGGCCAGGCCAAGAAAAGGCTTAATCTTTTAGGAATGAGTAAAAGGGCAACTAATGACCCCCAGAGGTTGTATATGAAACACTTTAGAACCCAGTTGAAGACAAGTGAGACAGAGTGTGAGGCCAAACACGGAGAAGCAGGGGGCGGTGTGCGCAGTCTGCGTGTGACTTCCTCGGAAACCCCGGGCCTGACGCGGGACAAAGGGAGCTCTCCTGTCGTGTGCTCCGGCGGCTCTGCGACGGGGAGGCCAGCTGCTGATCACCAGATCTGTGCTCGTACAGACTGTGGTCACGGAGCGCCAAATAGGACAGGCGTGGGGAGCCATGAGGAGAGGGGCCCTGCGGGAGAGGCGAGGCTTTGCTGCCAGGCATGTGGTTTTTCCAGCATGTCAAGGGGGGACCCGGATAAGCATTTGCACAACCGCCAGCATCAGCACACTGCCGCTGGCCTCAGATGTCTGTGCTGTTCGTTTATTTCTGAGAACGAACTAAATCTTAGAGATCATATGAAGGAAAAGCACAATATGGGTTGTTTTTGCACTCCTTGCAGTCTCTTCTTGTCTgagaaagacatggaagaacaCAAAAAAACCGAGAAGCATATTCGTTTGTTGGTTCAACCAAAGACTTCCCAGTCATTTAACAGTGATTTGGCTTTACAGACTTTATCCTTAAGTACTTTAGAATCAGAAGATACAAAAGGTCCTATGAATGAGTCTGGTAAAGCAGCTCAGGAAGAACCTGCTAAGTCCAGGGCAAGCCATGGGCATGAAGTGAGGCACTCCAGTAAGCCTCAGTTTCAGTGTAAGAAGTGTTTTTATAAAACGCGGTCTTCCACTGTTCTCACAAGACACATCAAGCTCCGGCATGGCCAGGACTATCACTTTCTTTGTAAAGCATGCAATCTTTACTCGCTCAGcaaggaaggaatggagaagcacATCAAGAGAAGCAAGCATCTGGAAAATGCCAAGAAAAACAACATTGGCTTAAGTTTTGAAGAATGTATTGAAAGGGTGTGTATAGGTGCAAATgacaaaaaagaagaatttcacgTTTCTGGAAATGGAAGGATTGAAGGCCACGTAGAAGGTGTGCGGTTGCAGGAGCATTCCTATCTGGAAAAGAGCCTACTGACTACCAAGGAAGTGCCACAGTTTGGTGTAATGACCAAAGAGGGTGAGGTAGCTTTGACCGCTACTCCAAAGAGAGGGAGACCCAAAGGTAACATCTCGCGGACATGCTCTCACTGTGGTCTCTTGGCCTCTAGTATTACGAACCTGACTGTTCACATTCGACGAAAACACAGTCACCAGTATAGTTATTTATGCAAAGTGTGTAAGTATTATACCGTAACTAAGGGAGATATGGAGCGCCATTGTGCCACTAAGAAACATAAAGGACGTGTAGAAATAGAAGCAAATGGCAAACAGAGTTCAGATATCGTTGTTGGCCCTGAAGGGGGTAACCTTGAAGCCTGTAGAAAGAATGCCATTTCAGCAGGTTCCGATGAACTTGCTCACAGGTCAGCTGAATCAGACACCTCCACTTCAGAAAAGCCAGTGCCAGAGCAAGGAAATCCAGCTGAAGTCGAAGTTGAAAATGTATTTCATTCTGCAGATGGGGAAGTCCACAGTCACCTTTCtgataaaaaggaacaaatgtcTCTAGAACCAGAGGACCCTCTCCAGCAGGCGGATGTCTGCTCCCAGAGAGACATGATGGGTACGAGTGATAACAAGTGTGTACACTGTGAGTTTAATgctcattcttctgcttctctaGAACTGCACGTAAAACGGAAACatacaaaagaatttgcttttTATTGCATGGCCTGCGATTACTACGCTGTGACTCGTCGAGAGATGACTAGGCATGCAGCCACAGAAAAACACAAGATGAAAAGGCAGTCTTACCTGACCTCTTCTGACACAGAAGTGTCCAAAAACATCATTATCCCCGAAGAGCAACATCAACACAATTCTGAAGAATATCAGATAATTTCAGACGAGCCATCTGAAGAAGTTCTGAAATCTAAAAGTACCGCTGATTGTTGTGTTTTGGATGAGGACACTAATTTAGACGTGTCTAAGGTCCTCCGTGCTCCCACCTCCGTGGAGATTGAGACTGAAGAAGGATCTAATCTCAGTGAAGACCGTTCCTTTTGTGAAACTTTCCAACAAACCCTGGCCAAGGATAAAGCTCTGAAACCCGAGGAGATGGTGTCCCTTAATATTTCCTCTAATTGTGGCTCCCCAAGCAGATTTCAGAATGAAAATTCAGGAAGCTCAGCTTTGGATTATGAGGCAGTAGAGCGAGCCCACAGCACGTTGGATGAGCCTGGCGATGCGAGCACGCACAGTGAGAGCGATGTCGGCCAGGCAGGGGAGAATATAGATAATGCCCCTAGCAAACCTGGATGTCCTGGAGGTCTCGGGGGAGGGCATCCAGCCGAAGGCACCATCCCTGCTGTGATGACAAAGACAAGGCGGGAGCTAAACCTGGAGAGCGACAGTCAGAACGATGTTGGGAGTGTGCAGAGTTCAGAGGATTTGAAAGATACTCGAGAAGACCCCGTTCTGGAGAACAAGGAAATTCTGTTGAATTCCCAACAGGAaactaaaattattttggaagaGGATGGCCCAGCTTCTGATAGCACAGTTGAAAGTAATGACATTTATGAGACTATAATCAGTATTGATGACAAAGGACAGGCCATGTACAGTTTTGGCCGGTTTGATTCTTCCATAATAAGGATCAAGAACCCTGAAGATGGAGAATCAGTAGACCCATCTGAAGAGGGTCTGGTTACAACAGGTGTGAGGATTAGTGAGTTGCCCTTTAAAGACTGTGCTCAAGGCATGAAAAAGAAGAGATCTGAAGGCGGTTCCTTTGGTGAATCCACACGAATTCGTTGCGATGATTGTGGCTTCTTAGCAGATGGTTTGAGTGGACTGAATGTTCACATAGCCATGAAACACCCTACAAAAGAGAAACACTTCCATTGTTTACTGTGTGGAAAGTCGTTCTACACTGAGAGCAACCTCCATCAGCATCTGGCCAGTGCCGGCCACATGAGAAACGAGCAGGCCAGTGTAGAGGAGCTTCCGGAGGGAGGGGCGACTTTTAAATGTGTCAAGTGTACGGAGCCCTTTGATTCAGAACAGAATTTATTTCTGCATATTAAAGGGCAGCATGAAGAACTGCTCCGGGAGGTGAACAAGTACATAGTGGAAGACACTGAGCAAATCAACCGCGAGAGAGAAGAAAATCAGGGAAACGTTTGCAAGTACTGCGGGAAGCTGTGTCGGAGTAGCAACTCGATGGCATTCCTAGCACACATCCGCACCCACACAGGTACGTACCCCTCCGCGGACCCGCATGGGCCCGTCAGGCGCAGATGAAGGGCAGCATGGCCTGTTTGTCCCGTCCAGATACAGAGTCTGCGCTGCATTTGCTTGGTGGCCCGCCTCCTGGCTCACGTGACCCTGCTGGGTGGCACTCTGGACATGTGCCATAAGTCAGTGTTGACACTGAATGTTTCCGAAGCTGATTAAGGCTTAGTGATTCCAGGGCAGGTTTTTTgacaaatttttcattttatcaaaaA encodes the following:
- the ZNF407 gene encoding zinc finger protein 407 isoform X2 — protein: MDAEKPESEDDENRSRGAGAGSSSPRRMDGGPVCDGTARAAEPPTSKRGFLECARHSRVPAAAEGTQRACKRLRLSAGAGPQEPDEPGASGPETAERPAPEVSALLGETAKEALLSECPAGSPCPPRAFSAPCGFSTSDAVSPKTDPEDEPAGEVGSLDAEGGSPLPGRETSVGCAAGRVEPALKCSLCGHLLSPCSDAEQHAEGPTQPAAGPACCRCGHRAESGTALRVHADPTPGPQQVFSCELCGFQCAQENLLNAHYLGKTHLRRQNLAARGGFVQILTKQPFPKKPCTLGTKSVRVKPRPAKPTARTGDPRGARNAESKLQAFRGAVSRQSGGGELLVNMMPSRSASCEKVEMDEENVTSVGIARNPENQGKSKKIGALVSSEALFDKLESTRNTIQAAHRVSASPRPRPERGVLLLGGGFRRRTGTFTLKGQAKKRLNLLGMSKRATNDPQRLYMKHFRTQLKTSETECEAKHGEAGGGVRSLRVTSSETPGLTRDKGSSPVVCSGGSATGRPAADHQICARTDCGHGAPNRTGVGSHEERGPAGEARLCCQACGFSSMSRGDPDKHLHNRQHQHTAAGLRCLCCSFISENELNLRDHMKEKHNMGCFCTPCSLFLSEKDMEEHKKTEKHIRLLVQPKTSQSFNSDLALQTLSLSTLESEDTKGPMNESGKAAQEEPAKSRASHGHEVRHSSKPQFQCKKCFYKTRSSTVLTRHIKLRHGQDYHFLCKACNLYSLSKEGMEKHIKRSKHLENAKKNNIGLSFEECIERVCIGANDKKEEFHVSGNGRIEGHVEGVRLQEHSYLEKSLLTTKEVPQFGVMTKEGEVALTATPKRGRPKGNISRTCSHCGLLASSITNLTVHIRRKHSHQYSYLCKVCKYYTVTKGDMERHCATKKHKGRVEIEANGKQSSDIVVGPEGGNLEACRKNAISAGSDELAHRSAESDTSTSEKPVPEQGNPAEVEVENVFHSADGEVHSHLSDKKEQMSLEPEDPLQQADVCSQRDMMGTSDNKCVHCEFNAHSSASLELHVKRKHTKEFAFYCMACDYYAVTRREMTRHAATEKHKMKRQSYLTSSDTEVSKNIIIPEEQHQHNSEEYQIISDEPSEEVLKSKSTADCCVLDEDTNLDVSKVLRAPTSVEIETEEGSNLSEDRSFCETFQQTLAKDKALKPEEMVSLNISSNCGSPSRFQNENSGSSALDYEAVERAHSTLDEPGDASTHSESDVGQAGENIDNAPSKPGCPGGLGGGHPAEGTIPAVMTKTRRELNLESDSQNDVGSVQSSEDLKDTREDPVLENKEILLNSQQETKIILEEDGPASDSTVESNDIYETIISIDDKGQAMYSFGRFDSSIIRIKNPEDGESVDPSEEGLVTTGVRISELPFKDCAQGMKKKRSEGGSFGESTRIRCDDCGFLADGLSGLNVHIAMKHPTKEKHFHCLLCGKSFYTESNLHQHLASAGHMRNEQASVEELPEGGATFKCVKCTEPFDSEQNLFLHIKGQHEELLREVNKYIVEDTEQINREREENQGNVCKYCGKLCRSSNSMAFLAHIRTHTGSKPFKCKICHFATAQLGDARNHVKRHLGMREYKCHVCGVAFVMKKHLNTHLLGKHGVGTPKERKFTCHLCDRSFTEKWALNNHMKLHTGEKPFKCTWPTCHYSFLTASAMKDHYRTHTGEKSFLCDLCGFAGGTRHALTKHRRQHTGEKPFKCDECSFASTTQSHLTRHKRVHTGEKPYRCPWCDYRSNCAENIRKHILHTGKHEGVKMYNCPKCDYGTNVPVEFRNHLKEQHPDIENPDLAYLHAGEILRLKEFR